One Proteiniborus sp. DW1 genomic window carries:
- a CDS encoding helix-turn-helix domain-containing protein produces the protein MKKVVNMLTLKEVSKILGVGTKTVTEWADKGRIEFISVNGEYYFTRDSIDSFISETGIQLIKPMGTDLESLNAIMKHLENEGVEEIMNTYYEEKNVLTPEEIENIVKEEQKK, from the coding sequence ATGAAAAAGGTGGTAAATATGTTAACGCTTAAAGAAGTGTCTAAAATTCTTGGAGTAGGTACAAAAACAGTGACTGAGTGGGCTGACAAAGGAAGAATTGAGTTCATATCTGTTAATGGTGAATATTACTTCACGAGAGATTCTATAGATTCCTTTATTTCAGAGACAGGTATTCAACTAATTAAGCCTATGGGTACCGATTTGGAATCCCTAAATGCCATAATGAAACATCTTGAGAATGAAGGTGTTGAAGAAATAATGAATACGTATTATGAAGAAAAGAATGTCCTAACTCCTGAAGAGATAGAAAATATAGTAAAAGAAGAACAGAAAAAATAG
- a CDS encoding TIGR01212 family radical SAM protein (This family includes YhcC from E. coli K-12, an uncharacterized radical SAM protein.): protein MEERNYYRVYSDYLKNKYGTKVYKLPINLPLTCPNRDGCVGYGGCIFCGEEGAGYENLSNTISVRDQLLENKEYIRKKYKAEKFIAYFQNFSNTYMGLETFKKYIKDAIMEDIVEISISTRPDCISDSYLEFLSHIKEEYEINISFELGLQTVNYHTLKKINRGHSLAEFIDSMIRIKPHSFDVCAHVILDLPWDNIEDAIECAKILSALSVEQVKLHSLYIVENTLLERMYKNSEITMLSKEEYINRVVAFLEYLHPDTIIQRVIGRAPEENTLFVNWNTSWWKIRDEILEKMEEMKTYQGKKCDYLNGKALKKFNK, encoded by the coding sequence ATGGAAGAGAGAAACTATTATAGAGTATATTCTGACTATCTAAAAAACAAATATGGAACAAAAGTTTATAAATTACCTATAAATCTACCTCTTACATGCCCAAATAGGGACGGTTGTGTTGGATATGGAGGATGCATTTTCTGTGGAGAAGAAGGTGCAGGTTATGAAAATCTTTCTAATACCATATCAGTTAGAGATCAACTTTTAGAAAATAAAGAATATATAAGAAAAAAATATAAAGCTGAGAAGTTTATAGCTTACTTTCAAAATTTTTCAAATACATATATGGGATTAGAGACTTTTAAAAAATATATCAAAGATGCAATTATGGAAGATATAGTTGAGATAAGTATTTCTACTAGACCAGACTGTATATCAGATTCGTATCTAGAGTTTCTTTCTCATATTAAAGAAGAATATGAAATTAATATTAGCTTTGAGCTAGGATTACAAACAGTAAATTATCATACATTAAAGAAAATAAATAGGGGACATTCCCTTGCAGAATTTATAGATAGTATGATAAGAATAAAACCTCATAGTTTTGACGTATGTGCCCATGTTATATTAGACTTGCCTTGGGATAATATTGAGGATGCTATTGAATGTGCCAAAATATTATCTGCATTATCAGTGGAGCAGGTAAAGCTACATTCTCTATATATAGTTGAAAATACATTGCTTGAAAGAATGTATAAAAACAGTGAAATTACTATGCTATCAAAGGAAGAGTATATAAATAGAGTAGTTGCTTTTCTTGAATATCTTCACCCTGATACTATAATACAAAGAGTTATTGGAAGAGCACCAGAAGAGAACACTCTTTTTGTTAATTGGAATACAAGTTGGTGGAAAATAAGAGATGAAATACTGGAAAAAATGGAAGAGATGAAAACATATCAAGGGAAAAAATGTGACTATCTCAATGGAAAGGCTCTAAAGAAATTTAATAAGTAG
- a CDS encoding ABC transporter ATP-binding protein: MKNARIYLKNNIINNILLFLVTVSVGVLSVKNISLIENILDKGILAANSSELNRDMILFLIASISLILLNIALPVLKTATYWKGCTNFIDETISKVFSADYVQMFLKKDSSKLWTDINLSTSYICMYYDAFINIIYRVIKILIYFTVLISIDLYASLIILIVFIINIFIINKIKKKVQYYQQQFLLASQNLSSSIVEYIKLIRNIKAKNKEEYFIAKIEENQNRLNDNIIKDSLIKNISSNLVNFISNITPIIAVTVIISISGHSFTSVGNIVSVYLYIPIILGTLQDIHSLILQMMSSKPYMESLSDLYEIESEELGSVPITDFQKLKIKDLIVTLDGNTTIKFEDMIVNKGDKILISGASGCGKSTFFNILCGLIKNYEGTIEINDIDFKMLNLTDLRKVIGITFQDNRVFNLSFEEAIKLSTDSPIDDVVKICEIQDIYEHNKTGCVSNDKLSGGEKSRINLAQSLIREPKVLLIDESLSALDEEMEIRILNNIVNRFKDITIILISHRKTSKGFFDKKISFTIQ, from the coding sequence TTGAAAAATGCTAGAATTTATCTTAAAAACAATATCATAAACAATATACTCTTATTTTTAGTAACTGTTTCTGTAGGGGTACTTTCAGTAAAAAACATTTCATTAATAGAAAACATCTTAGACAAAGGTATATTAGCAGCAAATAGTTCAGAATTGAATAGGGATATGATTTTATTTCTAATAGCATCAATATCATTAATCCTATTAAATATTGCATTGCCAGTACTAAAAACCGCTACTTACTGGAAAGGGTGTACCAATTTCATTGATGAAACAATATCGAAGGTGTTTTCAGCAGATTATGTCCAAATGTTCCTTAAAAAAGATTCAAGCAAATTGTGGACAGATATTAATCTTAGTACCTCATATATATGTATGTATTATGATGCTTTCATTAATATTATATATCGTGTAATAAAAATATTAATTTATTTTACAGTCTTAATCTCTATAGATTTATACGCAAGCCTCATAATACTGATTGTTTTCATTATAAACATATTTATAATAAACAAAATAAAGAAAAAGGTCCAATACTATCAGCAACAATTTTTACTTGCTTCTCAAAATTTAAGTTCTTCAATTGTTGAGTATATAAAACTGATTAGAAATATAAAGGCAAAAAATAAAGAAGAGTACTTCATTGCAAAGATTGAAGAAAATCAAAATAGGCTTAATGATAACATAATAAAAGATAGTTTAATAAAGAACATATCTAGTAATTTGGTTAACTTCATTTCTAACATTACTCCAATTATTGCTGTTACTGTGATAATCAGTATCTCAGGACATAGCTTTACTTCAGTGGGGAATATTGTATCAGTGTATTTATACATTCCTATAATTTTAGGGACATTGCAGGATATTCATTCTCTGATACTCCAAATGATGTCCTCAAAGCCTTATATGGAAAGTTTAAGTGATTTGTATGAAATTGAATCTGAAGAGTTAGGTTCTGTTCCGATAACAGATTTTCAAAAACTTAAAATCAAAGATCTGATTGTAACTCTTGATGGCAATACTACAATAAAATTTGAAGATATGATTGTCAATAAAGGAGATAAGATATTAATAAGTGGAGCTAGTGGTTGTGGCAAATCTACATTCTTCAATATACTTTGTGGACTCATTAAGAACTATGAAGGAACTATCGAAATAAACGATATTGATTTTAAGATGCTAAATTTAACAGATTTGAGAAAAGTCATTGGGATTACATTTCAAGATAATCGAGTTTTCAATCTATCTTTCGAAGAAGCTATTAAGTTAAGTACTGATAGTCCCATTGATGATGTTGTGAAGATATGTGAAATTCAAGATATATATGAGCACAATAAGACAGGTTGTGTTAGCAATGACAAACTCTCTGGTGGAGAAAAGTCAAGAATAAATCTAGCTCAAAGTTTGATTAGAGAACCAAAAGTATTACTTATTGATGAATCCCTCTCAGCCTTGGATGAAGAAATGGAAATAAGAATCTTGAATAATATAGTTAACAGATTTAAAGATATTACAATTATTCTTATCAGTCATAGAAAGACATCAAAAGGTTTTTTTGACAAAAAGATTTCATTTACTATTCAGTGA
- a CDS encoding DUF1540 domain-containing protein — MRIEKTDRNLSGVKCVVNTCYYHAEGDNCTAASIEIQPRNATSTDETDCATFTPALK, encoded by the coding sequence ATGCGTATCGAAAAAACAGATAGAAATCTAAGTGGAGTTAAATGTGTAGTCAATACTTGCTATTACCATGCAGAAGGTGACAATTGCACAGCTGCAAGTATAGAAATACAACCAAGAAATGCAACCTCAACTGATGAAACAGATTGCGCTACCTTTACTCCTGCATTAAAATAA
- a CDS encoding Cof-type HAD-IIB family hydrolase: MNYKLVAIDLDGTLLTEEKRIPSKNADVLRKLSDKGIEIIIATGRRYWSARKFMREINMNLTVVANNGTIIRSMNDDKAILNKYLNKEDFYELVREGRKRGLYPIIHVDHFEEGYDIMIELDKEHEKYSSYLYDIPDRYKQIEDLLLYENPRVLSVVFPGDIKLLKDFHGLLNNTHKDKYCSHVLTSLSKVGPILEVMGPLGSKWKTLLDYTRQKGINEKEIVAIGDDDNDIEMIQNAGIGIGMKNASPGVKKVADMITEKTNDECGVAEVLTKVFGL; this comes from the coding sequence ATGAATTATAAGCTTGTTGCTATTGACTTAGACGGTACCTTGCTTACAGAGGAAAAAAGAATCCCTTCAAAAAATGCAGATGTCTTAAGGAAGCTATCAGATAAAGGGATTGAAATAATTATTGCAACTGGAAGAAGGTATTGGTCTGCTAGAAAGTTCATGAGAGAAATTAATATGAATCTAACTGTTGTAGCAAACAATGGAACAATAATAAGAAGTATGAATGATGATAAAGCAATACTAAATAAGTATTTAAATAAAGAAGACTTTTATGAATTGGTAAGGGAAGGAAGAAAAAGGGGCTTATACCCAATTATCCACGTTGATCATTTTGAAGAGGGCTATGATATAATGATTGAATTAGACAAGGAACACGAAAAGTACTCATCCTATCTATATGATATACCTGATAGATATAAGCAAATAGAGGATTTACTTTTATATGAGAATCCTAGGGTATTGTCAGTAGTGTTCCCTGGAGATATTAAATTACTTAAGGATTTTCATGGGCTGCTTAATAATACCCATAAAGATAAATATTGTTCTCATGTATTGACTAGTTTAAGCAAAGTTGGCCCAATATTAGAGGTTATGGGTCCTTTAGGGTCAAAATGGAAGACATTATTAGACTATACTAGACAAAAGGGAATAAATGAAAAAGAAATAGTAGCCATTGGTGATGATGATAATGACATAGAAATGATTCAAAATGCAGGTATAGGAATAGGTATGAAAAATGCTTCTCCAGGAGTAAAGAAAGTCGCCGATATGATTACAGAAAAGACAAATGATGAGTGTGGAGTGGCTGAAGTTTTAACTAAGGTTTTTGGACTATAA
- a CDS encoding RecX family transcriptional regulator, with protein MSIITKIEQQKKNIHRYSIFLDEEYSFSVSEDTLVKLRLRKGMEVDKEQLDYILEQEEINSCKAFGLKLLSHKARNEYEIKDKMTKKGFNEEAIRKAMKYLKEQKYINDEEYARSYVKDKVNIKKLGYVRIKNELFQKRIDSEIIEGTLSELIDMDAEYKRALELAEKKMSTTYKNDDTQAAYRKLGGFLQRRGYSMDTIIKVLNEIFKT; from the coding sequence TTGAGTATAATTACAAAAATAGAGCAGCAAAAAAAGAATATCCATAGATATTCTATATTTTTAGATGAAGAATATTCTTTTTCAGTTAGCGAGGACACACTTGTAAAGCTAAGACTAAGAAAGGGAATGGAAGTTGATAAAGAACAATTAGACTATATTTTAGAACAAGAGGAGATAAACTCATGTAAAGCCTTTGGATTGAAGCTACTAAGCCATAAGGCGAGAAATGAGTATGAAATTAAGGACAAGATGACTAAGAAAGGCTTCAATGAAGAAGCTATAAGAAAAGCAATGAAATATTTAAAAGAACAAAAATATATTAATGATGAAGAATATGCAAGGAGCTATGTAAAGGATAAAGTAAATATAAAAAAGCTAGGATATGTTCGAATTAAGAACGAGCTTTTCCAAAAGCGTATTGATAGTGAAATTATTGAAGGTACATTAAGTGAACTCATTGATATGGATGCTGAGTATAAAAGAGCCTTAGAATTAGCAGAGAAGAAAATGAGTACTACCTACAAGAATGATGATACTCAAGCTGCATATCGAAAGTTAGGTGGATTTTTGCAGAGAAGAGGGTATTCTATGGATACTATTATAAAAGTACTCAACGAAATCTTCAAAACATGA
- a CDS encoding ABC transporter ATP-binding protein, translating to MQTFKIYLKANRAKVITLLLLTLLISYLNFVIYDKLDSFFKEITGGTLSFDFSIVAILIFLYFLLLGINILSNLIEVKLLRKGVNNLLIFFMRKVFYSEDVYILNQNSNLLISKATMSCNSISKYYTSVIKIITSVIILIAYASIIIQIDSTVLILCILLTPLIVLCTIGIKEKITHYQTRFFDYSKNRTSRVLDAFDNIKNIKVKNEYDLFKGKILNEQLLLKKNTTIYTLFYSYFDSIVNFIISLAPVLVIYTYIVFIKSNALSSAEIIMLFTFIPMFLYSFSNLYNIFRDYFECKPYLLTYKEICDLNTELTGNRIIEKFELLQTKNLTVQLDNMRELKIPDMIVEKGEKVLIIGRSGIGKSSFFNILLGFTKNYKGTISVNDVDLKEYDIKSIRNVFGISFQNNDLFSLSLEDNITLGGKVEFESFESILDLCQLDKLKNNSNSVINKNELSGGEKSRISLAQNLIRNPDVILIDESFSSLDEYNVDLIMQGILKKYKESTIICISHNLSLEKYFDRTINFEEGGVSVEKC from the coding sequence ATGCAAACATTTAAAATATACTTAAAAGCTAACAGAGCAAAAGTGATTACTCTCTTGCTACTTACACTACTAATCAGTTACCTTAATTTTGTAATATACGATAAATTGGATTCATTCTTTAAGGAAATCACTGGTGGTACATTGAGCTTCGACTTTAGTATTGTTGCTATCTTAATATTCTTATACTTTCTATTGCTCGGCATTAATATTTTATCGAATTTAATTGAAGTCAAATTACTTCGAAAGGGTGTCAATAATTTATTGATTTTCTTTATGAGAAAGGTGTTCTATAGTGAAGATGTATATATATTAAACCAAAATTCAAATCTTCTTATAAGCAAGGCTACCATGAGCTGTAATTCAATTTCAAAGTACTACACTTCAGTAATTAAAATAATTACTTCAGTAATCATTCTGATTGCATATGCAAGTATTATAATCCAGATAGATTCAACTGTATTGATCCTATGTATATTATTAACACCTTTGATTGTCCTATGTACTATAGGGATTAAGGAAAAGATCACACATTATCAGACAAGATTTTTTGACTACTCAAAAAATAGGACAAGTAGAGTTTTAGATGCTTTTGACAATATTAAAAACATCAAGGTAAAAAATGAGTATGACTTGTTTAAGGGTAAAATTCTCAACGAGCAACTATTACTAAAAAAGAATACAACGATATATACACTTTTTTACTCCTATTTTGATAGCATAGTTAATTTCATAATAAGTTTAGCACCAGTACTAGTCATATATACATATATAGTTTTCATTAAAAGCAATGCTTTAAGTAGTGCTGAAATTATAATGCTATTTACCTTTATACCTATGTTCTTGTATAGTTTTTCTAATCTATATAATATTTTTAGGGATTATTTTGAATGCAAACCATATCTACTTACTTATAAGGAAATATGTGATTTAAATACTGAGTTGACAGGTAATCGAATAATTGAAAAATTTGAACTTTTACAGACAAAAAATTTGACCGTTCAACTTGATAATATGAGGGAGCTAAAAATACCTGATATGATAGTGGAAAAAGGGGAAAAAGTTCTGATAATAGGAAGAAGCGGAATAGGTAAATCTTCATTTTTTAATATCCTATTGGGTTTCACAAAAAACTACAAAGGAACTATTTCTGTAAATGACGTTGATTTGAAAGAATATGATATCAAGTCAATAAGAAATGTGTTCGGAATATCATTTCAAAACAATGACTTATTTTCACTTAGTCTAGAAGATAATATTACCTTGGGTGGCAAAGTAGAATTTGAAAGTTTTGAAAGTATTCTAGATTTATGCCAATTAGACAAGCTGAAAAATAACTCTAATTCTGTTATCAACAAGAACGAGCTATCAGGTGGTGAGAAATCAAGAATAAGTTTGGCGCAAAACCTCATAAGAAATCCTGATGTTATCCTTATTGATGAGTCTTTTTCCAGTTTAGATGAGTACAATGTAGATTTGATTATGCAGGGAATTTTAAAAAAATATAAGGAGTCTACTATTATTTGCATAAGTCATAATTTATCCTTAGAAAAATACTTCGATAGAACTATAAATTTTGAAGAAGGGGGTGTATCTGTTGAAAAATGCTAG
- a CDS encoding peptidylprolyl isomerase, with amino-acid sequence MEENKVLAIVNGKEITENDVEAFIQSLQPQVAAQFGGEEGKKKLLQELVNQELFYLDAIDNNLDKEEAFITELERIKVNLLKQYSVAKILNSVTATEDEIKDYYEKFKDTFKKPESVKASHILVDDEDTALNIIKEIKEGLSFAEAAKEYSKCPSSTNGGDLGYFTRGKMVPEFEKSAFELSKDEISNPVKTQFGYHIIHVTDKKEESESTIDEVRDELERQIIIVKQNAAYTNKATELLNKYEVKMQ; translated from the coding sequence ATGGAAGAAAATAAAGTATTAGCAATAGTCAATGGTAAGGAAATTACAGAAAATGATGTAGAAGCATTTATTCAGAGTCTTCAACCTCAAGTAGCAGCACAGTTTGGTGGTGAAGAAGGTAAGAAAAAGCTTTTGCAGGAGCTTGTGAATCAAGAATTATTCTATCTTGATGCTATTGATAATAATCTTGATAAAGAAGAAGCCTTTATTACTGAACTTGAACGTATAAAGGTAAATTTACTTAAACAGTATTCGGTAGCTAAAATATTAAACAGTGTAACTGCTACTGAGGATGAAATAAAAGATTATTACGAAAAATTCAAAGATACATTTAAGAAGCCTGAAAGTGTAAAGGCTAGCCATATATTAGTTGATGATGAGGATACAGCTTTGAACATAATAAAAGAAATAAAAGAAGGATTATCCTTTGCAGAGGCTGCAAAAGAATATTCTAAATGTCCTTCAAGCACTAATGGTGGAGATCTAGGATATTTTACTAGAGGAAAAATGGTTCCTGAGTTCGAGAAGTCAGCATTTGAATTGAGTAAAGATGAAATTAGCAATCCTGTTAAAACTCAATTTGGATATCATATTATTCATGTAACTGACAAAAAAGAAGAATCTGAAAGTACAATAGATGAAGTAAGAGATGAACTTGAAAGGCAAATTATCATTGTAAAGCAAAACGCTGCTTATACCAATAAAGCTACAGAACTATTGAATAAATATGAAGTAAAAATGCAATAG
- the trmB gene encoding tRNA (guanosine(46)-N7)-methyltransferase TrmB, protein MRRRKKPGAKDELLKFENLLILSPEENKGKWKDISNNKKIHVELGTGRGQFINTLAEMHRDIFFIGIEIKEEILLDAVKKSLDNGLNNIKYLWHDINNIDTIFDEDEVERIYINFCDPWPKKRHSKRRLTHREFLDKYRKILSQNGEIHFKTDGEELFEFSLNEMLDTEYIVRDVSLNLYRDESIDTIKTEYEEKFISQGKSIYRLVAKNNK, encoded by the coding sequence ATGAGAAGAAGAAAAAAACCAGGAGCCAAAGATGAACTGCTAAAATTTGAGAACTTGCTAATATTAAGTCCAGAGGAGAACAAAGGAAAGTGGAAGGATATTTCCAATAATAAGAAAATTCATGTTGAGCTTGGAACTGGTAGAGGGCAATTTATAAACACTCTTGCAGAGATGCATAGAGATATATTTTTTATAGGGATAGAAATTAAAGAAGAAATTCTTTTGGATGCAGTTAAAAAATCATTAGATAATGGACTAAATAATATAAAATATTTATGGCATGATATTAATAATATAGATACTATTTTTGACGAAGATGAAGTAGAACGTATCTATATTAACTTTTGCGACCCTTGGCCAAAGAAGAGACATAGTAAAAGAAGGCTGACACATAGAGAATTTCTAGATAAGTATAGAAAAATTTTAAGCCAGAATGGTGAGATACATTTTAAAACTGATGGAGAGGAGCTATTTGAATTTTCTCTAAATGAAATGTTAGATACAGAATATATAGTGAGAGATGTATCCTTAAACCTTTATAGAGATGAAAGTATTGACACAATAAAAACTGAATATGAAGAAAAATTCATTAGTCAAGGAAAAAGCATATATAGGTTAGTTGCAAAAAATAATAAATAG
- a CDS encoding RsmB/NOP family class I SAM-dependent RNA methyltransferase has translation MKLPLAFTERMEKLLDDEYGEFVSTYDYEHYKGIRINTLKIPVDEYLKITPFKLKPIPWVKEGFYYMDDEQDRPGKHPHYHCGLYYIQEPSAMIPVEVLAPVPGDKVLDISAAPGGKSTQIGAKLQGEGVIVANDISPKRTKALVKNIEIFGIKNFIVTNEEPKKLATKFVEYFDKILVDAPCSGEGMFRRDPKATKSWNEFSVHECCNMQKDILQWIPKLLKPGGRLVYSTCTFSPEENEGTIDWFLKEFPEFEIEAIEGIEGLDRGRPEWIGASSQLTKAGRAWPHKINGEGHFVASLRKKDNSILSSFKPFVLNNKELDEFYKFTEENLKIDFKERLHRVGNRLYAIPQDIPELRGINVVNTGLYIGEFLKNRFEPSQALAMALEKEDVTNYVDIPSESIDAIKYLKGETLLLEGEKGWNLVCIDGYPVGWGKQIQGSLKNYYRSQWRML, from the coding sequence ATGAAGCTACCTTTGGCTTTTACAGAAAGAATGGAGAAGCTTTTAGATGACGAATATGGTGAATTCGTATCTACCTATGACTATGAGCATTATAAAGGCATTAGGATAAACACTTTAAAAATACCAGTAGATGAATATTTGAAAATTACGCCCTTCAAGCTTAAGCCTATACCTTGGGTTAAAGAAGGCTTTTACTATATGGATGACGAACAAGATAGACCTGGTAAGCACCCACATTATCATTGTGGCCTATATTATATACAAGAGCCAAGTGCCATGATACCAGTAGAAGTATTAGCTCCTGTGCCTGGAGATAAGGTACTGGATATAAGTGCAGCTCCAGGAGGAAAATCTACCCAAATCGGAGCTAAACTTCAAGGTGAAGGAGTTATAGTCGCAAACGATATTAGTCCTAAGCGTACAAAAGCATTAGTTAAAAATATTGAAATTTTTGGGATTAAAAACTTTATAGTAACTAATGAAGAGCCTAAAAAGCTAGCAACGAAGTTTGTAGAGTATTTTGATAAGATTTTAGTAGATGCACCATGTTCAGGAGAAGGAATGTTTAGAAGAGATCCAAAGGCTACTAAAAGCTGGAATGAGTTCTCTGTCCATGAATGTTGCAATATGCAGAAAGATATTTTACAGTGGATACCAAAACTGCTAAAGCCAGGCGGTAGACTTGTTTACTCTACTTGCACTTTTTCACCAGAGGAGAACGAAGGGACAATAGATTGGTTTTTAAAAGAGTTCCCTGAGTTTGAAATAGAAGCTATTGAAGGCATAGAAGGATTAGATAGAGGAAGACCAGAATGGATAGGAGCTAGTAGCCAATTAACTAAGGCTGGAAGGGCATGGCCTCATAAAATCAATGGTGAAGGACATTTTGTTGCAAGTCTTAGAAAAAAAGACAACTCCATATTAAGTTCTTTTAAACCATTTGTGCTAAATAATAAGGAGCTAGATGAATTCTATAAATTTACAGAAGAAAACTTAAAGATAGATTTTAAAGAGAGATTACACAGAGTTGGAAATAGATTGTATGCTATTCCGCAGGATATACCTGAACTTAGAGGTATTAATGTTGTAAACACAGGCTTATACATAGGAGAGTTTTTAAAAAATAGGTTTGAGCCTAGTCAAGCTCTTGCAATGGCGTTGGAAAAGGAAGACGTGACTAATTATGTAGATATACCAAGTGAAAGTATTGATGCAATCAAATACCTAAAGGGAGAGACTCTATTATTAGAAGGAGAAAAGGGCTGGAATCTAGTATGTATAGATGGATATCCAGTAGGTTGGGGCAAGCAAATCCAAGGTAGCCTTAAAAACTATTATAGAAGTCAGTGGAGAATGTTATAG
- a CDS encoding DUF378 domain-containing protein — protein sequence MKILTGIASLLIVLGAINWGLVGLFNFDIVEVLFGGRDKTISRIIYLIIGLAGIYTVLYLLL from the coding sequence ATGAAGATTCTAACAGGGATTGCATCATTACTCATTGTATTAGGGGCAATAAATTGGGGACTTGTTGGCTTATTTAACTTTGACATTGTAGAGGTTTTATTTGGTGGAAGAGATAAAACTATATCTAGAATAATATACTTAATTATAGGATTGGCAGGAATATATACAGTTTTATATTTACTTTTATAA
- a CDS encoding M18 family aminopeptidase — translation MTKELDFAQKLIDFIYESPSNFHVVKNIGTMLDKKGFKKLDIRERWNIEKGGKYYIEKNGTALIGFVVGNGELEEEGFRIIGAHTDAPTFRIKPNPEIVVENNYLKLNVETYGGPILSTWLDRPLGIAGRVSLKSENPLYPNNKLININRPVLIIPNLAIHMNRNVNEGVELNKQKDMLPLLSLIDKEFNKDNYLLKLVAQELNVEPSEIIDFDLFLYEFEKGRIIGLNNEFISCGRLDDLAMVHAGIEALIESTDSNATKVMVCFDNEEIGSSTKQGADSPMLKTVLERIVYGLGKDKEDFFRALYSSFIISSDMAHALHPNHTDKHDPTNRPIINKGPVIKINANQSYTTDSDSSAVYEKLCERAGVPVQKFVNRSDLRGGSTIGPISSTHLDIRSIDIGNPMLSMHSIRELGGVLDHYYIKKSFDEFYKL, via the coding sequence ATGACTAAAGAGTTAGATTTTGCACAGAAGCTTATTGATTTCATATATGAAAGCCCAAGTAACTTTCATGTAGTGAAAAATATTGGGACCATGCTAGATAAGAAAGGCTTTAAGAAGTTAGATATTAGAGAAAGATGGAATATCGAAAAGGGTGGCAAATATTATATTGAAAAGAATGGAACTGCATTAATAGGTTTTGTAGTAGGAAACGGAGAGCTTGAAGAAGAAGGATTTAGAATCATAGGTGCTCATACAGATGCTCCAACTTTTAGAATTAAGCCAAATCCAGAAATAGTTGTGGAAAATAATTATCTAAAGCTCAATGTAGAAACCTATGGTGGTCCCATATTATCTACTTGGCTAGACAGACCACTTGGAATAGCAGGAAGGGTTAGCTTAAAATCTGAAAACCCATTATATCCAAATAATAAATTGATAAATATAAATAGACCGGTACTTATAATACCAAATCTAGCTATACATATGAATAGAAATGTAAACGAGGGAGTAGAGCTTAACAAGCAAAAAGATATGCTACCTTTACTTTCTCTAATTGACAAGGAATTTAACAAGGATAATTATTTATTAAAGCTAGTAGCTCAAGAATTAAATGTAGAACCTAGTGAAATAATAGACTTTGATTTATTCTTATATGAATTTGAAAAGGGAAGGATTATAGGCTTAAATAATGAGTTTATTTCATGTGGTAGACTTGATGATTTGGCTATGGTACATGCTGGAATAGAAGCACTAATTGAATCCACTGACTCTAATGCTACTAAAGTTATGGTATGTTTTGATAATGAAGAAATTGGAAGTAGTACTAAGCAGGGTGCTGATTCACCAATGCTTAAAACTGTATTAGAAAGAATAGTATATGGGCTTGGAAAAGACAAAGAAGATTTTTTCAGAGCTTTGTATAGTTCATTTATTATTTCCTCGGATATGGCCCATGCACTACATCCAAACCATACTGATAAGCATGACCCTACAAATAGACCTATAATAAATAAGGGACCAGTAATAAAGATAAATGCAAATCAGTCATATACAACTGATAGTGACTCAAGTGCTGTATATGAAAAACTATGCGAAAGAGCTGGAGTACCAGTTCAAAAATTTGTAAATAGATCTGACCTAAGAGGAGGGTCTACTATTGGTCCAATATCCTCTACACATCTAGATATCCGTTCAATAGATATAGGAAATCCAATGCTTTCTATGCATTCTATTAGGGAGCTAGGAGGAGTATTAGATCACTATTATATTAAGAAATCCTTTGATGAGTTTTATAAATTATAA